A single genomic interval of Picosynechococcus sp. PCC 7003 harbors:
- a CDS encoding phospholipase D-like domain-containing protein, translating to MVNPRARRPFFALWGLLVVGLLGCQGERGRSPQDESIQVYFNQRQGRRVVYTEPYRQLKRPGDNLEEILIEGINSAQSTIDVAIQELNLPLVAEALAAQAAAGINIRVIVENNYHQPWAEPDSAEILELDERDQGKYQEFVALADENQDGFLDAAETAKYDAIAILERAEIPILDDTADGSKGSGLMHHKFMVVDGETVITGSANWTLSGIHGDFANPETRGNVNHLMRIQDAAIAQVFTAEFEEMWTGRKFGVQKLQGPPQTFTVGNSRVTVQFSPFSSSQAWENTSNGLIGSTLAQAQESISLALFVFSEQKIANILEKEAQEGTVIQALIDPSFAFREYSDGLDLLGVNLKEKCDPFNRPWASPIQTVGTPKLPQGDKFHHKFAVIDGKTVITGSHNWSASANNQNDETLLIIQNEAIAQQFQAEFDQFYTTAYLGIPPFIASKQKPMPADCTVAATDGPVNLNTASAAELETLSGIGPSLAQRIIEGRPYSGLTDLQRVSGIGEKKAADLAGKVTW from the coding sequence ATGGTTAATCCCCGTGCTCGTCGCCCATTTTTTGCCCTCTGGGGTCTATTGGTCGTTGGTCTGCTGGGTTGTCAGGGGGAAAGGGGGCGATCGCCCCAGGACGAATCCATTCAGGTGTATTTCAACCAGCGTCAAGGTCGGCGCGTGGTTTATACCGAGCCCTACCGCCAACTGAAACGCCCAGGGGATAACCTCGAAGAAATTTTGATCGAGGGCATTAACAGCGCCCAAAGCACCATCGATGTTGCGATCCAGGAGTTGAATTTGCCCCTGGTAGCCGAAGCCCTCGCTGCCCAAGCCGCTGCGGGGATCAACATTCGCGTGATCGTCGAAAATAATTACCACCAACCCTGGGCCGAGCCTGATTCAGCAGAAATTTTAGAACTCGATGAACGGGATCAGGGAAAATATCAAGAATTTGTCGCCCTCGCCGATGAAAACCAAGATGGCTTTTTAGATGCGGCAGAAACTGCGAAATATGATGCGATCGCCATTTTAGAAAGGGCAGAGATCCCGATTTTGGACGATACCGCCGACGGTTCCAAGGGAAGCGGCCTAATGCACCACAAATTTATGGTGGTCGATGGGGAAACGGTGATCACCGGCTCGGCAAACTGGACATTGAGCGGCATCCACGGGGATTTCGCCAACCCGGAAACCAGGGGCAATGTAAACCACCTAATGCGGATCCAAGATGCGGCGATCGCCCAGGTTTTTACAGCAGAATTTGAGGAGATGTGGACTGGGCGCAAGTTTGGGGTTCAGAAACTGCAAGGGCCGCCCCAAACCTTTACGGTGGGCAATAGTCGCGTCACGGTTCAGTTTTCCCCTTTCTCCAGTTCCCAGGCCTGGGAAAATACGAGCAATGGTCTCATTGGCAGCACCCTCGCCCAGGCCCAAGAATCGATTAGTCTAGCCCTATTTGTTTTTTCTGAGCAAAAAATTGCCAATATTTTAGAAAAAGAAGCTCAAGAAGGCACCGTTATCCAGGCTTTGATCGATCCGAGTTTTGCCTTTCGGGAATACAGCGATGGGCTGGATCTGTTGGGGGTTAATCTCAAGGAAAAATGTGACCCCTTTAATCGGCCCTGGGCTAGCCCCATCCAAACCGTCGGTACGCCGAAATTACCCCAGGGGGATAAATTTCACCACAAATTCGCCGTCATCGATGGCAAAACGGTGATTACGGGTTCCCATAACTGGTCAGCCTCTGCCAATAATCAGAACGACGAGACCCTCTTAATTATCCAGAACGAGGCGATCGCCCAACAATTTCAAGCCGAATTCGATCAGTTTTATACTACGGCTTATCTGGGAATTCCGCCCTTCATCGCCAGCAAACAAAAACCAATGCCCGCTGACTGTACTGTGGCCGCCACCGATGGCCCCGTAAACCTCAATACCGCCAGTGCCGCCGAACTCGAAACCCTCTCTGGCATTGGCCCTAGTCTCGCCCAAAGGATTATTGAGGGCCGCCCTTATTCTGGTTTGACGGATCTACAACGGGTATCGGGCATTGGCGAAAAAAAGGCCGCCGACCTCGCCGGAAAAGTCACCTGGTAG
- a CDS encoding TIGR03943 family putative permease subunit: MVNFSAPKAAGLAPWFDITALLLWGALLLKYAITGQLALLIHPNYFGLCVAAGIILLLLGLGKLLQQVRPQVSGGESVQHITLLPQNVGSGLLILVAIAGFLIPPTILSSQTAIQRGLTEELPLTRSQPESFRVGTSPEERTLLDWIRTLNVYPEPDAYTGDPVKVNGFVTHLPQLPDNYMMVSRFVLTCCAVDAYPVGLPVKLEGDRQAFTPDSWVEVTGEMITEDLQLTTEDESDNGLPQRQLVIQASAVEPIPTPRNPYDY, from the coding sequence ATGGTTAATTTTTCTGCTCCGAAAGCGGCTGGTTTGGCCCCTTGGTTTGATATTACGGCCCTGTTGTTGTGGGGGGCTTTGCTGCTCAAGTACGCGATTACAGGCCAGTTGGCGCTGTTGATCCATCCGAATTACTTTGGTCTATGTGTGGCGGCGGGGATTATTCTCCTCCTGCTTGGGTTGGGAAAATTGCTGCAACAGGTGCGTCCCCAGGTTAGTGGCGGCGAATCCGTGCAGCACATTACGCTTTTGCCCCAGAATGTGGGGAGTGGTTTGTTGATTTTGGTGGCGATCGCCGGATTTTTGATTCCTCCCACCATTTTGTCGAGCCAAACAGCGATTCAACGGGGTTTAACGGAAGAATTGCCCCTCACCCGGAGTCAACCGGAAAGTTTTCGGGTCGGCACGTCCCCAGAGGAGCGGACGTTATTAGATTGGATTCGGACGTTGAATGTTTATCCAGAACCTGATGCTTATACAGGGGATCCGGTGAAAGTAAACGGATTTGTGACCCATCTGCCCCAGTTGCCGGACAATTACATGATGGTGTCGCGGTTTGTGCTGACCTGTTGTGCGGTGGATGCCTATCCAGTAGGATTGCCCGTGAAACTCGAAGGCGATCGCCAAGCCTTTACGCCGGACTCTTGGGTAGAAGTCACCGGGGAAATGATCACCGAGGATCTCCAACTCACCACAGAAGACGAGAGTGATAATGGTTTGCCCCAGCGCCAGTTAGTGATCCAGGCCAGCGCCGTCGAACCGATCCCCACCCCCAGAAATCCTTACGATTATTAG